ttaaattaaaataaaagaaaataaacatatataaaaatcatGGACTTTTgtaattgataaaaaaataatatatacacgaAATTGGAATTTTCCGAAAACAACAGAGTTGGGaaagtaatatatattatgtgcttgtttattttttctttcctcCAGAAACTTTTGTCTTTGCTGTACCTCGGACCTAAGAGAGAAAacgaaaagaaaaatgatatataataatgcatCCACATGTACTGTGTACATAGGCTGAGAGTGAGGTTGGCTTACCTTTTTCCTTCTGTTTTTCAATTCCTTGGCTGCTCTTCTTCCTGGCTTGTTTTCCTTTGTTATTAAGCCTTCTCGTATTTGCCTGTATTTCTTTTCAAACCTTTTAACAGCATCAACACtgttataaattaaacCAAACCCTTTAGTTCTTCCACCTCCAAATAAAGCTTTAAATCCGAATAATACGATTgtatttacattatttaatttatacatttttgcTAATCTTTCTTTAACATCCTTTTTTGATATAGTCCCTTTATTTGGATGTAAAATTTCTAAAGCAAATTGTTTTCTTCTTAACAAGggattattcatatatttttttactcgAACTGTAAATTGATCTGccattttgtataaatatttattttattaaaaagttttttttttttttttttaaactaatggaaaagaaatatgtttacataactttataataattcagTATGAaactataaattttttatttcgttatttttgtaatttctcttattttttttattttacaattatatatatttttttttaatttataatattatatattaaataaattttataagccgaaaaatgtaaatacatatatataaattatttacgccggtaaaatattattaggtaaattaattatttgtaaataacCGCCTTTACATAAactataaaattgtataatatatattgcgggcctatataaaaaaaaataaataaagcatAGTAAAACCAAAATggatttacaaaaaaatacgaTAACTTTAATTATAAGGTTTTCCCTTTCACCCCGTTTTTTCAcgttataatatataagcattattgcatattatttatttaaaatagcTTTATTCCCAATATGACTCTTGTATGCATACTATagaatttatatttcccataaaaaaaataggcTACGTTAATTTTaccaaaatatttatatgcacttatttttttccctcCAACTTTTTAAGCTTAAAAAATTGGGAAGGTATGGAATATATTTCCTTTACAATtggtataaataataaatgaattttttttttttctttcctttcatatttttcgtTGTTTTATCAGAATTAGTCAATTAgctttgtatatatatttcaccttttttgaaataattataaaagataaaactgcataaaaaaattgtaaaaaattatttgtatataaggTGAGTAAGGTGTATATAGAAAGGGGGGGGgagatattttaaaaaaatataaaaaatataaaaaatacaaaaaacgtaaaaaatatagaaatatttttgtttttaaaattatgaaaatataaaatatagttcAATAGTGAACTGTTGAAAAAATGCGTATTTATGGGTTTGttcattttccatttttatatccatTTTATAAGTACCAAGCATAAAGCTATTTTGTATGATGGAAATTgttggaaaaaaattatttaatttataaacatGTTTAGGGTAACCATTTAAAGAACGAAACATAAACTATTAAAGGTGTTCAtgctttatttaaaaaattattgtcTTTCAAATGTATAGGCGTAATATTTTGATTGGTATATGACATAATATGGTGTGATAGTATATAatgctttaaaaataaagacatttttataatcaattttaagtaaataaaataatatttttaaaatagtgtttacataatttataaaaaaaaaaaaggttgTACACATATATGAGTAATAAAAACTAAAAGACGAAAtcatgataaaataaaaatttcacatgttacaaataaattatgaatatagaacaaaaaaagaataaacaaacaaaaaaaaaaaaaaaaaaaaatagaaatatattttctttcagCATATATTAGggtacatatgtatatgcatagatggtataaaaatagcatGCTACGAAACGGCAAATAGGATTgcgtaaaaaatatgcctTATTGGCTTATTAAAAACTTTAAGAAAAAGAATGTATATCATGCAAAGCGAAaaggaattaaaaatatatgtgcaaaaaaaattataaatattttaaaaaaaacacgtTGGCATGTCTTGAATACCTATGCATACAATATGTACACAGTGCAGCTCATTGATTACTGCGAATTcataaacaatatatatacttaattATAacgacaaaaaaaatatgcatgtgAATAGGGAAacgaaaaataaacaacAGGATGTAGTATaatgaataattttatatgcatcataaaaatggctaactaataaaaaaataatctttttattttgtctttactaaaattgtaattttgcatatatacgcaaaaaataatccgTTAAATATGACACCCCAAATATAATAAGGATAAAGGGAGTACGatatatttccttttatctatatataagcATTTCGGGATaataatgttataaaaatttaaattcaaATTTTGCAACTAATGGAAAATGATCGGATGATCTAATTGGACTTGGTAAAGCAGAAGTAGGCAAATGATAAACTTGTGATTCTTGTATTAGTTGATTTTCATCTGGTATATTTACAGttgatataatatttaaatcttcatcgttataaaaaatataatctaGACATCctataaaatttgaagTGTAATTTGTAAATGCGGGTTCAAATCGATCCAAATCAATTGtgttattaataatgatattatttattgattCTTCTGAACTTATTGTttgtgataaaaaatttgaaatagCATATGCAGATTTAAGATTTAAATTATGAGACATAGGAAGATATTCTAATAAGCCATGCTCATCTGAATTTAAGTCATTATGGGTCCgacaacatttttttttatataataattgatATACTGCACTATTGGGTGTACTATTAAAATCGCCGCAAATAATCATACTTGgaattatttcatatttttgtataaaatttatttttaaatattctataACTTTTACTAATATTTGTGTTTGCCATATTTTAACATAAGTTGCTTCCGGATTGGCAATAATATGTGTATTGGCTACAATCACCATCTTTTTCTTATCTTTctcattttcataattttcagCTTCATAtgttttgttattttgTACATACTCAAGTAGCAATACCAATGCtatattatcttttaatAATCCTTTTGATAATGCTGGATTTTTTTGAACTTCTTTTGGAAGAGAAATTACGGATCCTTCCTTTATCAGTTTACTAAATtctaatgcatatatttcaacaaatttgaattttttcttgttataaaatattgcaCATCCATCTATAGTATATTTACCTCCTTTATGTTTTCCAGAAGGCGAAGTAAAAATCTCTTTTGTCTTTTGTTTATACACACCTTGGTATTCGTACTGGTTCAGGCATGGTTTGAAAAACTCGAGGAAGTGCTCGTTTTGTATCTCCTAAAAGGTTGAAAATGGGaagtaaataataagaaaaaatacgaaacaaataaatgaaaatttacaGATGTATACTAAACCCTTTGAGTGTTAGTTCCTTACCTGCAAGCATACAATGTCTGGGCGGTGGTTAAGAATCTCttgaataatttttgtcTTTCTATAGGACCATGAAAGCATATATGGATCACAATGAGAGAAGGCTTCAACAGTTCCATAAATTTCAGCTAATATATTCCAAGTCATAACAGTAAATTGGTTAGTAGTATTTGGAAAATTTAAACTTTTAAAAgatgttatattattattatttggcATTATCTGAATATTAGGTATACAACATCcagttattattttatgatatatatttggatCTTTTATACTATCCCAAATTTTATCAtctaatatgtatatttttttatttccttcctcatctttttttttacttacaATTTGGTTTCTCTTATTTTTGGCATTGTCTTCGGGagttatttgattttttgcatttttaatGGCTAGTTCATTTTGTGTAGTTATAGGTAtcgttttattttcatctgaATCTAATGTTTTTTCTGCAATGGGTTCTTTTTCGCTAGATTCAGTTGTATCTATTGTACTACTAACTTGTGAATCAACATTTGAAATGTTAAGGTCGGCACTATTGGTTTCAcgtattttgttatttcgTGTCGGGCTGCTGTGTGAAGTGCTAGTTTGATCCCCTTTATCTACTTTGGCTATGTCAGAATTATCTATAGAACCTGCATTAAAATcgtttaactttttttcattatttttttgtgggTTTTCAGTTTCACTGTCTTGATTGGTACTGCTTTGAGCATATTTAGaatcaaaattttcatcCATTTTAAGGTTATCAATGTTggatttattatatgattcTTCTTGATCTGAATTTTGATAATCTTCATCCTCACAACAATCCGAAGAGTTACTTTTCGAACTATATGTAATAGCCCTTTTGTCAAGAATCATTGTTTCTAACATTATTTGATGACCTACATCTTTTAAACTAGGAATGTAATTTCGTTCATTATGAATAACTTTCCAATTTTCTTTTCCTGATATATTTACTAATCCAGAGTTAATTAGACCATTATAATGAGTTTGATCAAATTCAATATTCCCATCATAATTTTCCCAATCAAATGAGGAACAGGATACACCATAAGTatgtaaattaaaatgggatggtatatttatagaaCCATTACttttgtaatatttatgtacatGCTCAAATCCTTTCATAAAACATTCATATGAACAGAAACAACGAAATGTTAATGTACATTGTATATGTCCTATTTTTTGAggatgaaaaaaacaaactgTTCTTGGAGGACCTCTACTCCatctataaaatatattaactgTTTTTCCGATTggattattttcattatcttcatcatcatcatataaatttcctaattcatcttttataattacTACTGGATGTAATTCACAATTTTCTACTGGAGTTATGggttctttattttttgctgGTCCCCATATTAATTCGCATCTAATTATTTCTGCAAcgtattttttctttttaacaATATCGAAAAGGGAACCTTTGCTCTGTTTGCTgcaatcatttttttcttctccGTTTTTTCCatctttatcattttccatattttggCCTCCCAAATTTGCTGCATTAACCTTTTTAATCTTAACtgtgtgtatatttttttttgaatcctcttttttatcaaatatagATCCTGATTTCGTTTTTTCTGCACAATTTTCATTCGTTTCTATGTTATGGGTAGGCATATCAAATGATGGAATCAACTGATTATTATCGGTAATACCATTttctataataatagtagaTCTTGCTGAATTCAATACATCTaaaagtttatttttttcatctgatatatcattaatattatcacttctttttatattattaaaaacaaaatttgcAGTTGTgtttttattcaaaaacGAGGTTCTTTCATtgttaaaatttgtattataattGGGAAAGAAGGAGGGTCTTGAATTGTTTGAAATATTGTTCATTCCGTAAGTGTACgagttattattttgagaAGCATTGTGGGCATAATTTGAAGATGCAGAATATATGTCATAgtcattataatttatatcatttacaAATTCGTCACTTGTATGCTGATTTGAgtttctttctttttcattgaAATTGGGAAAATTTAAGTTGGGTTGATTTATGAATCTGTTTGGCATATTATCTgatatatttccattaaACATTGAGATATtcgaattaataaaatggtCTAAATTTTTAGATGTAGATAAATTATCAGCATTAAATGGATTCATGTATGAATAGGAATTAGTTAGAACACCAgatgtatgcatattattatcatttgcATTCATTCCAATtggaaaattttcaaaattctGAGCAGAATAATGTGAAGTATTAGGATTCGAAAGATTGTCATTGTTGGAAACTGGAtctttatatgtattatttatattattatatacaaaaaattcattaccaaaatttggattatttttattatcaacaatacaattatatctatttttaattatgctACTTCTTTGACCATTTGATAATGTACTACTAACTGAAGttcttatttttgtattcatAAAAGGAAAGTTATTATAAGAATCTGCATCATTTATTGCAGTTTCATCATTACTATTTTgtgatatataattattatttaatctTGATCCATAATTCAAATcattaaacatatttgtGTAATAATTGGGATTATAATTATGAGCATTATTATCTGTTGTTAAGATAGTGGATACATTTTCATGGGTatctataatatttatatttccattacttggataattattataatttatattattcatatatgttTCTTCTATCCCTTCATGTTTTAACATATTATCATtcaataaatttgtatttatattattagatGCATATATAGTTTGAAGTTTTGTTTTGGCATTGTTACATTCGTTTGTATCGATAGTATTGTTACctaatttatatgcattacTTTCAAATTCATTAAGGTTTTTATTAGGATTATTAATTTCGATTAGGTAGGGGTTCTGATTATTATTCCCTGAGTAGTAATAtgttacattatttttattttgcgttaatttcatatttatatgatcaTTATTAAGATTGttgaaaattatgttttgattttttgtattcatAGGAATATTAGGAGATTTATTtccaatattattttcatttctaattattttatcactTGCATTCAACATAATGCCACTATTTATATCGTTACTTATTGGGTTACATACATTTgcatcattttcttcttttactTCTATTACTTGATATACTTCACCTTGTTTAGTAAAAcctatttcttttttattttgatttatttcaatttttttaacctttatttttttttgcacttttttaatattaatattttctgaattgttcatattttcaacATATTCCCCATTTATACTAATATTTCTGTCATCCATATTATAACCGTTTGAATTTTCTTCctttatatctttatccatattttttattttttctttattagttttttttttctcattttccattttttcatttccttCATCATGTTTGTCTTCATTgatgttgttttttttgttgcCTTGATTTCGTTGTGATTCTATAactttttgatttttatcaCGAACATCCAAATTTTGTGTGTCTTCTTCGTTTACTTCCTTCTCATCATGTTTTGAATTTATATCGTTCAATTTGTTTACTTCAGTaatattatcttttttattttttcgatttttagAATCATTAATTAAGGTATCATCACTTTTAGATAAATCTTTACTAGCATCATCAGTagtgttattatttttcgaCCTTTCTAAATTagtcatatttttttcccttttaCAATTCCCTGTTAAGTCAGTAGCAtcttcatttgttttttgaAACGAAGGAGTATCTGTAGTTACTAATTCGGTTGTTCCAATTCCTTGACGTGGtagattatatttttcatttgtattataattatattctatatcatttgatatattattattagaatAATTCAGTATATTTTCTTCGTTTATTTTTGCGggactattattattatatatatcattattttcctttGGACTTGTGTCTTcgcttttattattacttatTTGGATTTCGTtacctttattttttttatataaagaagGGAAAAACTTTTTAGAGAAATTCtccattatatttttgaaaaaaaaataaaaaaaaaaaactagcTTAAATGACAATATTTATGTCTAAACAAACAGGATTTCTAAGCATATGgttatttacatatttatgttttccacataaattttgttattatttttaaaaatgaaaaataatatttatatttttaaatttctttaaattaaaaaaaattgaaaaaaaaacaatatatcaCAACAAAGCACGAATAACGTAACATAAGGTAAGTCCACCATTAGATTATCATATCTTATTACACAATAaactattttcatttattgtaaaaataatttcaatagtttatttgtttccctattgtaaaataaaaacaaaatgtgTAGTATACTTTCGAGTTCGTATTTTTCCCCATGTTtcgtcttttttttatttttagtgGTGATGGGCTTAAACAACTATGCGCGTAAGCATACACTAAATATGAGTTGCATACGTATATAAAGTAAATTGcaaacacaaaaaatacatatatataattatttattacaaaGTTAATTTGCAAAAGCTAATCGAATTACGTATgcatatgtaaaaatactttttgataatatacaaatatatataatacacaattaaattaaaaatatcaaaacaCGGTTAACAATATTATCAgagaaaattaaaaaagtataaaaaaaggagaaaaagggaaaataaaattaagagTCATGCACACTTgataacaatataaatgtgaatatatgataaacgaataatacataaataaatgagcaaacataaatatatataaataatatactatTTCTTAATAAGGATCAATGAAAACCATTAATAACTAATGTATTTAATACGAAAAAATAcgcttttaaaaataattaataaaattaatttaaaaggtatttttttccaaatgttcataatatattagtgctattatttttttttccattattattaaaattagcatatatattattaataatattaaaataaatatttttaatacaaagcatatataatataaataattatttttgtaatactttgtatatattatcataataattatatcccgtaaaaaaaatatatatatcttaataataaacttagcatatttttgtataatttatcAATTGGTAAGAATGCATGTactgttcataattttattaacaattcAGAAATTTtccgaaaaaaaaaatattatcaatatatatattttgcacATAATTACAATCTTAATAGAAAGAAATTATCTTATATGTGGGGTTACTATATTTAATGTActattttcgtttttttcgattttttggGGAATTTAAGAATATTTACACATTGCTTAAATGGAAAtccataaataaatactatACATATAGGTATTATGTGGAGAAATAAGCATAATATGACGAaataatactatttttcactatatatattttttgatattttgttagctatttttttaaatatatgactAAATGTGTGATAATTACAAAGAATggtattttctttattctATATTTCCCAATATCATCCATCTCTACACATAAAGTATAGGTacaatgtatatataccttTCTATAGGCATAAATCCTTGTATATGCATGaaatatatccattttttaaaatttacatGTACGCAAATGTATTAATAGTACAAGCATATCAATATGCTTCCCAAAAGATAGaatattttagaaaaattcGTGGTATATGTTATATGTATCGAAATGTTTACAAactataattttcttaTCGTTTACATcgatttcatatatatgaaagaaAGGAGACGAGGCATGTTATTGCCACTATATACACGTTTACTTATAGATAACCAGGATAAGTTTGTATGctttatacttatttacCTTTGTACTATCTAACcactattattactattatctTTGATGCTCAAATTGTAAAGAGACAatcacaaatatataaatattatatatgcgcAACATACCTCCACCTTTTGAGTAAACATATTGATATGTATTCTTTGTTTAATATGTGTAAATTTGTCATGAAATGGGTAGTACTCATATAGATGGTTAGGTtctcatataattttctctCCCCTCTTCCTATACATATTtctaattatataaataacaaagtaataaatacataaaagAATTGGTATAAGTACTACTTTTCAAATGgcttaaaattatttttatattggtAAAGTTAGACAATCCCTCGTTTTTTAACTAAGCATtgtacatttttttcaccccttaattttccaaaaaaaaagaaataattgtaactatataaaattacttttttaaGCATTTATTTGGGGCTACATATATTggcttatttattttttattatcatatataaaaaaaagggaagaatgaaaaaaaatatgtacttTGTTTATTGCATACATAACTTCATACTATTTCATATTAAAGAGTACCTTTTTTACATTCACTcactaaataaaaaaacaaaaaaaaatatatctatatgtattttatattgaCATATTTTTAGTGTATTAAGCATGTGAAAagagaagaaaataataaatttatatgataaataatgtgcatttttattatgactTTGTAAGGTAAATTACGAGAATATGCAcaaccattttttttttcacaaataGCCAAATTTTAGTTAGCTATTTTGGCTGTATTGCATAATGGTACTTAAAATACACATGAATATGTTTTccgaaaaaatatatatttcattaatttctttatatatatttagcTTCATATCATAGCAAACAGGGAGAGCttgctttttttataaaaaaataatataatcaaaATGATTTGCATTCCTTTTTTGTAATCCCTTCACCTTCTtacacatattatatatatgttttttttttcccgAATAAAAAGCTAGCTTATTGTGAAGAGAAAAATGAGCAGTTCAGGTGATCAAAGTGAAAACAGTGGTgaaaagataaaattaataaaggaagaaaatgaaaatgaagaattaATTAGTGTAGAAAATcgatttttaaatgatgaaaaagatGGTCATATAAAAGATGTTagagaatatataaataatgaaaaatcatatataaatagattaaatacatataataaatggaTAAGTAAACCTGTACATTTATGCTCACTAATATTAGCTAGAAATGGCTTTGtatgtaaaaatgaatCTACTATAGAATGTGAAATGTGtcaatgtaaatatatatatgaaaaggGAGCATATTCTATGTATACCAGAATAAATgatttatgtttattacACACTAATAGTTGTCcatggaaaaataaattaatagatttatcattttttagaCTTGATAATAATTCGTTAGAGCGAATAGAATTACTTAGggaatataaacataattgTGAAATCCTTAGACGATC
This Plasmodium chabaudi chabaudi strain AS genome assembly, chromosome: 12 DNA region includes the following protein-coding sequences:
- a CDS encoding CCR4 domain-containing protein 1, putative (term=annotation;date=20110506;qualifier=removed_product=endonuclease, putative;qualifier=added_product=carbon catabolite repressor protein 4, putative;qualifier=added_gene_name=ccr4;curatorName=ucb@sanger.ac.uk;~term=annotation;date=20190202;qualifier=removed_product=carbon catabolite repressor protein 4, putative;qualifier=added_product=ccr4 domain-containing protein 1, putative;qualifier=added_gene_name=ccr4-1;qualifier=added_GO:0005737;qualifier=added_GO:0030014;curatorName=ucb@sanger.ac.uk;~;query 1696-1696;GPI_cleavage_site_score=0.4644;~iprscan;InterPro:IPR005135 : Endonuclease/exonuclease/phosphatase;Pfam:PF03372; score= 2.4E-19;query 1341-1707;description=Endonuclease/exonuclease/phosphatase;~iprscan;InterPro:IPR036691 : Endonuclease/exonuclease/phosphatase superfamily;Superfamily:SSF56219; score=4.08E-37;query 1333-1717;description=Endonuclease/exonuclease/phosphatase superfamily), whose amino-acid sequence is MENFSKKFFPSLYKKNKGNEIQISNNKSEDTSPKENNDIYNNNSPAKINEENILNYSNNNISNDIEYNYNTNEKYNLPRQGIGTTELVTTDTPSFQKTNEDATDLTGNCKREKNMTNLERSKNNNTTDDASKDLSKSDDTLINDSKNRKNKKDNITEVNKLNDINSKHDEKEVNEEDTQNLDVRDKNQKVIESQRNQGNKKNNINEDKHDEGNEKMENEKKKTNKEKIKNMDKDIKEENSNGYNMDDRNISINGEYVENMNNSENINIKKVQKKIKVKKIEINQNKKEIGFTKQGEVYQVIEVKEENDANVCNPISNDINSGIMLNASDKIIRNENNIGNKSPNIPMNTKNQNIIFNNLNNDHINMKLTQNKNNVTYYYSGNNNQNPYLIEINNPNKNLNEFESNAYKLGNNTIDTNECNNAKTKLQTIYASNNINTNLLNDNMLKHEGIEETYMNNINYNNYPSNGNINIIDTHENVSTILTTDNNAHNYNPNYYTNMFNDLNYGSRLNNNYISQNSNDETAINDADSYNNFPFMNTKIRTSVSSTLSNGQRSSIIKNRYNCIVDNKNNPNFGNEFFVYNNINNTYKDPVSNNDNLSNPNTSHYSAQNFENFPIGMNANDNNMHTSGVLTNSYSYMNPFNADNLSTSKNLDHFINSNISMFNGNISDNMPNRFINQPNLNFPNFNEKERNSNQHTSDEFVNDINYNDYDIYSASSNYAHNASQNNNSYTYGMNNISNNSRPSFFPNYNTNFNNERTSFLNKNTTANFVFNNIKRSDNINDISDEKNKLLDVLNSARSTIIIENGITDNNQLIPSFDMPTHNIETNENCAEKTKSGSIFDKKEDSKKNIHTVKIKKVNAANLGGQNMENDKDGKNGEEKNDCSKQSKGSLFDIVKKKKYVAEIIRCELIWGPAKNKEPITPVENCELHPVVIIKDELGNLYDDDEDNENNPIGKTVNIFYRWSRGPPRTVCFFHPQKIGHIQCTLTFRCFCSYECFMKGFEHVHKYYKSNGSINIPSHFNLHTYGVSCSSFDWENYDGNIEFDQTHYNGLINSGLVNISGKENWKVIHNERNYIPSLKDVGHQIMLETMILDKRAITYSSKSNSSDCCEDEDYQNSDQEESYNKSNIDNLKMDENFDSKYAQSSTNQDSETENPQKNNEKKLNDFNAGSIDNSDIAKVDKGDQTSTSHSSPTRNNKIRETNSADLNISNVDSQVSSTIDTTESSEKEPIAEKTLDSDENKTIPITTQNELAIKNAKNQITPEDNAKNKRNQIVSKKKDEEGNKKIYILDDKIWDSIKDPNIYHKIITGCCIPNIQIMPNNNNITSFKSLNFPNTTNQFTVMTWNILAEIYGTVEAFSHCDPYMLSWSYRKTKIIQEILNHRPDIVCLQEIQNEHFLEFFKPCLNQYEYQGVYKQKTKEIFTSPSGKHKGGKYTIDGCAIFYNKKKFKFVEIYALEFSKLIKEGSVISLPKEVQKNPALSKGLLKDNIALVLLLEYVQNNKTYEAENYENEKDKKKMVIVANTHIIANPEATYVKIWQTQILVKVIEYLKINFIQKYEIIPSMIICGDFNSTPNSAVYQLLYKKKCCRTHNDLNSDEHGLLEYLPMSHNLNLKSAYAISNFLSQTISSEESINNIIINNTIDLDRFEPAFTNYTSNFIGCLDYIFYNDEDLNIISTVNIPDENQLIQESQVYHLPTSALPSPIRSSDHFPLVAKFEFKFL
- a CDS encoding 40S ribosomal protein S24, putative (pfam_scan;Pfam:PF01282.15; E()=1.5E-29;score=101.6;query 25-102;description=Ribosomal_S24e;~iprscan;InterPro:IPR018098 : Ribosomal S24e conserved site;Prosite:PS00529; score=1.0;query 65-87;description=Ribosomal S24e conserved site;~iprscan;InterPro:IPR001976 : Ribosomal protein S24e;Pfam:PF01282; score=1.3E-29;query 25-102;description=Ribosomal protein S24e;~iprscan;InterPro:IPR012678 : Ribosomal protein L23/L15e, core;Superfamily:SSF54189; score=5.4E-31;query 5-102;description=Ribosomal protein L23/L15e core domain superfamily): MADQFTVRVKKYMNNPLLRRKQFALEILHPNKGTISKKDVKERLAKMYKLNNVNTIVLFGFKALFGGGRTKGFGLIYNSVDAVKRFEKKYRQIREGLITKENKPGRRAAKELKNRRKKVRGTAKTKVSGGKKK